A genome region from Mycobacterium sp. 3519A includes the following:
- a CDS encoding SDR family NAD(P)-dependent oxidoreductase: MAALARFSDRRVLVTGGGSGIGQATVLRILDEGGRVVAADISEPGLKDTVAKAQHHGDRLSTVVVDVASEQSVAEGVAEAVRRLGGLDALVNAAGILRSAHFLDTTLADFEQVLRINLIGTFLVIRAALPALREGNDPAVVNFSSTSASFSHPYMSAYAASKAGVQAMTHALALEFVKERIRFNSVQPGSISSGMTDGTGESKQSIGPGLPADADFSLFGKITPLLPLEDGGMFANPDAVAAVVAMLASSDAYFVTGTEVRVDGGTHM, translated from the coding sequence ATGGCAGCGCTCGCGCGATTCTCGGACCGTCGCGTCCTTGTCACCGGCGGCGGCTCGGGCATCGGGCAGGCGACCGTGCTGCGGATACTCGACGAGGGCGGGCGGGTGGTGGCCGCCGATATCAGCGAGCCCGGACTGAAGGACACCGTCGCCAAGGCGCAGCACCACGGCGACCGACTGAGCACCGTGGTCGTCGACGTCGCCAGCGAGCAGTCCGTCGCCGAGGGGGTCGCCGAGGCGGTGCGGCGACTCGGCGGTCTGGATGCTTTGGTCAACGCGGCCGGCATACTTCGTTCGGCGCATTTCCTCGACACCACCCTGGCCGACTTCGAGCAGGTGCTGCGGATCAACCTCATCGGCACGTTTCTGGTGATCCGCGCCGCGCTGCCCGCCCTGCGGGAAGGCAACGATCCCGCGGTGGTCAACTTCAGCTCGACCTCGGCATCCTTCTCGCATCCGTACATGTCGGCATACGCCGCGTCCAAGGCGGGCGTTCAGGCGATGACGCACGCGTTGGCGCTGGAGTTCGTCAAGGAGCGGATCCGGTTCAATTCGGTTCAGCCGGGCTCGATTTCGTCGGGGATGACCGACGGTACCGGCGAGTCCAAACAGAGCATCGGACCGGGATTGCCTGCCGATGCGGACTTCTCGTTGTTCGGCAAGATCACGCCGCTGCTGCCCCTCGAGGACGGCGGGATGTTCGCCAACCCGGACGCCGTCGCAGCCGTCGTTGCGATGCTGGCCTCGTCGGACGCCTATTTCGTCACCGGAACCGAGGTCCGTGTCGACGGCGGCACCCACATGTAA